The proteins below are encoded in one region of Triticum aestivum cultivar Chinese Spring chromosome 1B, IWGSC CS RefSeq v2.1, whole genome shotgun sequence:
- the LOC123088977 gene encoding uncharacterized protein, whose amino-acid sequence MGNSLRCCLACVLPCGALDLIRIVHLSGRVEEYGRPVAAGEILSANPNHVLSKPCSQGVVRRILIVSPESELERGQIYFLIPASSVPAERKKKTGSSAGSQGAAGVAPSRTANPGHGGKARSHVKSKPSSGHGSGRDVQSEKRSLHRRRVSTGGRTAVWRPHLECIVEGT is encoded by the coding sequence ATGGGCAATAGCTTGAGGTGCTGCCTGGCTTGCGTGCTCCCCTGCGGCGCGCTGGACCTGATCAGGATCGTCCACCTcagcggccgcgtcgaggagtACGGCAGGCCGGTGGCCGCAGGCGAGATCCTCTCCGCCAACCCGAACCACGTGCTGAGCAAGCCGTGCTCGCAGGGCGTCGTGCGGAGGATACTCATCGTCTCCCCGGAGTCCGAGCTGGAGCGCGGCCAGATATACTTTCTCATCCCGGCGTCCTCGGTGCCGgctgagaggaagaagaagaccggctcCAGCGCTGGCTCGCAAGGCGCCGCTGGCGTCGCGCCGTCAAGGACGGCAAACCCTGGCCACGGCGGCAAGGCGCGCAGCCACGTTAAGAGCAAGCCGTCGTCAGGTCACGGCAGTGGCCGTGACGTGCAGTCCGAGAAGAGGTCGTTGCACCGGCGGCGAGTGAGCACCGGTGGCCGGACCGCCGTGTGGAGGCCACACCTCGAGTGCATCGTGGAGGGCACTTGA